The Haliotis asinina isolate JCU_RB_2024 chromosome 3, JCU_Hal_asi_v2, whole genome shotgun sequence genome segment ATGTCTGTTGAGCCTTTCTCATTCTCATGTTCACTGCCACGCCATGTATTGTAACTGCTTCATGCTTCTAATTGTCACTTAAAAGAATAAGacctctctatatatatacGTCCTTTTAATCACTCTTTGTATGTGACTACTTCATATTTTTATAAGTGTCACTAACAAGAGAAAATATCAATTTATCTATTTAATAAACCCTGTGTGTGAGTAATCAAAGTTTCTCTAAAATCTTTGAAATCAAAATTGATGATTAAATGTGTTGTATTCCGCTGGAACTATTTTCCGGAGCTTTTTTCCCGTGCTTATTTTTTAACGAGAATTGTTTTTAAGTTCCGtaatatatatttcgtttcgGGTTACAAACGGCTACACGTTTTAAATAAACCTAATAATTTGTATACTTCCGGTTAATTTTACAATGGAAGGTAGAACCAGGCTAAGAACGGTTAACAGTCCAAAAACAGAGAGTAAACGAAACAGCACCGACAGCAGACAATTTCACTCAGAGATAAGCAACAGTAGTGACAATAGTAACAGCAGCAGAAGAAATGATGATTCAGCTGACCGCGATAAAAACGAAGATGAAGACGTGAGTTTTCTTACATCGGGATGCAAACATTcagaacaaaattaaaaaaaaacacaacaaaaaacgCTCATTGGTATCCGAGTCGAATCGGCTACTCCCCAGCAGTGTACATGTTATCTGTCCACGCGACCAATTCAGTCAGAATGTAAGAAGTTTCAAATTTTTACTTATTTTCGGAAAATATAATCTTTAAcatgatgatgttagtgtcagTTTCATGTACCTTAACCATGCACTGCATGCAGTAAGGGGAGTGGGGAGGGATCTATTTTTTACAGCCTGTTTAAAATATGAAACCATGACTGAAACTTTTAACCTACTTACACTGTCTCACAggcttgtttccatggaaacacaccTCTGGCCACTTGACTGATACAGTGGGAAATTCAGATCTGGATTTTAGAATAAGAAATATCTTTTCAAAAAGTGTTTTGTAGGCCATCTGCATCCATATTTTACTGTGAGCCTTCATAACATACTTCTTTACATGAtttggtgtagtggttataGTGTCAGCCTGGAGCCTGGAAGGTTGCGGTTTCGATCCCTGTCTccattaaaatattcaaatattggtTCTTGTTGGTCACTGCTAACAGcttggcattaatgggtacaaggaGGACTGGTCAGCTCGGAGACAATATAATGTGTGGGAGTGTTGTATTCATGCTTAGCTGTGGGATGGTATCTCAGTACGCTAGAGCACTAGTACAAGCAACCACACATATGCATATCATAGAAtgagcaaaatatttttaagtatGACGTTAaatcccatttcacctcacctatGGCTTAATTTCATCATGAACTGTAATTTTTTCGTGGAATGTACTTGAATACTGCATTGCTTTGCACACCCCATCTTTGTTTACGTTTGAGCTCTGTCCTTCAAATGATTCATTTGCACTTTCTGTTAATCACTAAATAAGGTTGTAAGCTTTATTCATCTTTAGTTTAATCAAGATGGTAACATGCACAATCCTGACCACCTTTAGTTTATTGACACAaacatttaacatgtttatattaTGGTATCAATAACCTGAACATGTTGAATGTGAATTAAGTACTGTTATGGCTTATATGAATGCACTTGGGAAGGCCAGTTAGGACTGAAAGCAGGTTTCTCCAAGTTCGTTTGACCCAAACCTAGCATCTGCATCTCAATCCAACTCAATTTGTCGTACTTACCTAAGAGTATAGTAGGGTGTAGTCATTTCTGTTGCAACCACTATTAGTAATGTGGCCCCAAGGGTAAAGATGGCATCTGTTCCCTGTAGCATGTTCATGTCACACATCTTTGAATTTTGTCTAGGGTGTCAGCAAAGAACTGAAGATGTTGTCATATGGTCCATCAGGAGGTCATGGTAAATTCATGGAAGACTTTGACCCAGAAAGAAGTGGACGGGAAATGAGGAAGATGAACCGTCGGATTTACAGAGAAAGGTGCTACAACAATGCATGcattaagtctttgaatgtcatttagaagtgaaaatacataagaatgaggatttttatggatatcaacttctttatgagagaacacaacgtttcggagttaatgcttactcctgatgaaggagtaagcattaactccgaaacgttgtgttctctcataaagaagttgatatccataaaaatcctCATTCTAATGCATGCATTCTCAGATCCAAAATCAATAGTGACCGTAGATATATGTTACTTATGCAATGGATGTCTTACTTGCTTGGAAGAGAATGTattttgaatgaatatttaagaaaatgaaatgtgcTTTAGAACAGGGTATGATATTTGCCTTAGTCATGTGATTCTTGTCATCACGCATATTATATCTTGCTTGTAATGGGATCCTGACCCCGCAACAAAATTTAAAAATTCCAAAATCTTTTCTCAGTCATGTCAAAAGAGTAATTCTTTGTCCAAGAAGAACACAACCACGTTATCTGTAATTGTTCTTATTTCAGTGTTCGGAAGAACCAGTTGTACGATGAGACAGGCCGCTTGTTTGAGAACAGCAAGGATCTGTGTGACTGTCTAGAAGTTGACTGTCCAGGTTGTCATTTTCCCTGTTCCAAGTGCGGATCTGAGAAATGTGGATCTGAGTGTCGATGTAATCGTAAATGGGTCTATGAGAGTGTGGAGGTAGAGGGCACAGACATCGTCATCAAGTGGCCAACATGATTCAAATCttttatcataaatgttcaccaGATCATTCTCATGGGGATTCTTTGTCTGTGAATGCTTCAACTCCATACTGAAGTTGTGACAAGCGAGAAACTTTTTCTGTATATGTGCTGTTGCTACAAGAGAAAGCCAAAAGAGTCTTACGAGCTTTCCACCATTTTCATAAGAAGTTCATGTCAAATGTTATGTCATTGATACTTCTGTTTATGCATTTTGTCAGTTTGAAACTGGTGAAGTGAAATGGGGAAGAGATTATGTTTACTTAAAACATTCGAAATTGCATAGAAACATTGTATGGACATTATGCGGTACATCTTTGGAAATCATAAAAAGTCAATTCACCATGCAAAGTTTTCATACCCTCTGAAGTCTTTGCacatgttacatggaaaaaatGCTCACCACTTTGTTCTGGCAATATGGACCCTCACATCAATATCAACCATAAATATCACATTTTTGAGTGAACACATAATAATACAGTGTTGTTAACATTTCCTACCAACATGTCAGCGTCTTGAGCATGTTAATAGAAACAAGGATGTGTCTGCCATGGAAATATTCTACAATATTAATGATATGGAGTGAATTTGTGTTGAGGAGATCCTCAAGTTTCACAATACAGGGCTCAATTTAGAGCTTTGTTACTTGCATTGGTGCAACtcattataaaaaaaatgcaaCCCAGTTATTAGtctaacttgcaccaggtgTAAGTCAGGTTCTGAGTGGGTGAACTTTTGAATAAATatctaaataattcaaaagcatatttctttcattgcaCATTGCAATAAAAGAAGTGCATCTGGAATTTGTCTGGTGCAGCTATGTtttttatcttaggttgcacctggtgcaagtaggttagcATCTCTTGAATTGAGATGTACAATAAACCAGGCTCACTAAACTTGGATGTATCTGAAAATACATAGCTTTTCAACAACTGTGATTTTATCTGATCTCTAAATATGACAGTTAATTTCAGTTTGATATAAAATAATTGAACAtattctttatatgtatatgatgAAGGGTGAATACTTGCACAGCTATTAGTGATTAAGTTATTGTGGCCAAGCAGTTTAATAATCTTGAAAGATTGCCAAATTGCCTACACATCCCCTGAAAacgaatttttttttaaatcacccCTTCCTTGTGTCCATCCACCCCATGACTGACTTCCAAGCCAGCACATTGCTGTGAGTATGTTACTGCCATGTTTGTTTCCTCATGGTTACCCTCCCTGGGTAGAATTAAATCAAAATGAAACCTGTATCTTGCCCTGGGTTGTTGATGTTACTAGTACTAGTATGTTGTtattgatgtcagttgatgtcaGTTTATGTACATAATCTAGATGAAAGGCAAAGAGACAATGTTTTCAACTTTCATTTTTAACTCATGGTATGTAACATGGGTTTTCTTTTTATGGAATTCTTGTTGATTTAGCATTCATGACAAGGTTTATATTGAGGTTTATTGGAAATCTAaaatttttgtgtattttatattttattctgtTATTATCAATAGAAATGTCTCTTTGGCTAGGTGGACAAGTACATTTGACAAAACTATGTACCTGCAAACTTTtaggggcatttagaagttgggtcTCTAGGGAAGGATAACAGTACAAGGATGAACAACTTGTTTATTTCAGTCATTCCCAGTATAGTatagaagttgttcatccacatATTGTTATCCTTGGTTATCCCCTGGTTGGGGTGCCTAGTGGATGAAGTGTTTGCTGATCACGTTGAAGACCGGGgttatgtgtacatgtgtgggATGCCCAATTCTGATGtcccatgctgtgatattgctggaacattgctaaaagtgacataaaactaagcATGTTCACACTGGCTATGCAATTTAAAGCAGTATTCATGAATTGGTTTTGTAATACATTTGCTACTAACGGAATATATGGCTACAGTATTCacaaatggtgtttcaaagtaactgGACATTGGGTCCTATAAGTTGCAGATGTCTGACCCACTGTAAATTCACTTGACACAtcgaaaaaaaattaaacatacttttcatatttaacatttcttataattgtcattaaaattattaacaaacatCAAATTTATAAAAAGCAAACAAGTGTTACGTGTCCTATGTAATGACTTCAGGCAAAGTCATTGTCAAATATACAGTCATACACTGGGGCTGGCGGGTTATAGACGTCCACCAGACTGTCGGTGAATCTGCTAGATTTGTCACAGGGTCAGATgatattcatgaacactgtagTCATTGATCATGACTTGTTAGTACTGATGTCAAATATTTGTTGATTTTCACTGCTGGAAGTCATATCTCAGAGAAAACTAAGGTTGCATAATTTTGTTGCTGTAATATCTAAATCTTTACTTCCTTGACTTCACTCACTGGGGGGCGTGGTGGGGATGTGAATGGATGGTCATTGTTACAACTGACACTCATCATGGATGCTCAGTTGCTGAAGAACTTCTATGCGTTTATTTTTAAACCACAGATAATAGTAATCATGCACATGCAATTCCATATTTAAATTAGAAATTAAATGTAACTTGTAATTTGAAAAACTGCGTTCCCAAGCAGCCAGACATGAGTAGTTTCTAAATCCACCTTGAAAGGTATAAATATGATGCTGTATCTGTCCCTGTCTGTCAGCATGGTCCACACGACTTCAAGAACGGTTCAACACATGTCCTTAGGTGTTTCAGTTAGTTTAGTGAGTATGTAGTTtctcattttttgttttttgacatGTTGTGATATAGGACCATATTGTGAAAGTATCTGAGATAGTCTACAAGGTTTTTCATTTTGCGAACAGGCCCACTTCCTACACAAAACTTTTAACTGGCATTGTCTGATATGCTATGgtttttatttttaacttttaacTGGCATTGTCTGATATGCTatggtttttatttttttcagctgAACCTAGTCCAAACACTGAATATTGATGTGTTTGAGGGATTTAATAATACTCCAAAGTCGATGCAGTTGTTGGTTGTGTTGCATCTCTACATGAATGAAGGCATTGGTGTTTGTAGTTAGGTAAATGGGAGGTGTAGTAATTTTACATAACTACTACTCTACTTAATAAGAAAGTTGTAATAAAATGTGTGAATGGATGTAGTGTTGAGTTTATATTGGTACAGGAATCTGAAATGACAACCTCACTGGTATTTGGAACTCCCAACTGTAGAGGTGTGGGATTTGGAATGTCATTGATTGAGAGAGACTGTTTCAACATTGTGCATCACATTATTGTAAACTTTGCAAAACCGTACAATTGTTAGTATATACTGATACACAGAAGTAATTTTTAAGATGTTTACtttatgtattatgtaaatAACCAGCAGAGATTGTAATCAAACTGTACATAGTCATAGTAACTGATTGAGAttcaccataacacacatataaaGTTCACCATAACACATGTGAAGTTCACCATAACACACATGTGAAGTTCACCATAACACATGTGAAGTTCACCATAACACACTTGAAGTTCACCATAACACACGTGTGAAGTTTACCTTAACACACATGTGAAGTTCACCATAACACATGTGAAGTTCACCATAACACGCTTGAAGTTCACCATAACACACGTGTGAAGTTCACCTTAACACATGTGAAGTTCACCATAACACACATGTGAAGTTCACCATAACACATGTAAAGttcaccataacacacataaagTTCACCATAACACGTGAAGTTCACCATAACACATGTGAAGttcaccataacacacataaagttcaccataacacacatacgaaGTTCCAGTTAAGAACTGGGCTTCAGCAACCATGTTTGTCCTAAGAGGTGACTAAgaagattgggtggtcatgccGCTGACACATGGCGTCGTATCCCAATAAATGATTtacatgatgctgatcactggagcgtggctttaaacaacaaacacacgtcaTGATGACCCACAGTGAACAACTGAATTTCATGGTGAATTTCATCTCAGTGTCTTGTGTGGACCCGTTAGAGTCCATTACTACCTGGTATGGAATCACCATGGAACCAGTCTGTCAAGGAATTGTGGCGTGGGAAAGCTTCACCTTCTCTTCCTTGTGCTAAGTGTTCCAGGTTCTGTGGCTGTTGCAGACGTTGATCAAGAGCATGTCATCTGTATACGATGAGGTGTAGATCCGGAGACCTTGAGGGTCATTTCAGTACTTGGATGTTGTTCACATTGTCAGTCAGTTAGATTTTCTGTTAAAAATGACAAACCCGTATATTACATAATGGGAAAGACGTGTGACTGGATAATTGGATATGTTTAACGTAGTCTCGTTAAACTGCCCCGTGGGACGTGTAACAAGTGTGTTCCTGCGCTCTAGGAGATTTCAGACAATATCAGTACGCTGTCATCACCAAACCTGTTTGCAGTTTCAATCGTAACGCTACAACACGGTGTCTTCTGTCTGTAAgaagaaacatgtttttcaaaagagTAGTCCGTGGGGATTCGCTTCTGCTGAAGAATATCCTTTGTATGG includes the following:
- the LOC137278091 gene encoding ARL14 effector protein-like, which produces MEGRTRLRTVNSPKTESKRNSTDSRQFHSEISNSSDNSNSSRRNDDSADRDKNEDEDGVSKELKMLSYGPSGGHGKFMEDFDPERSGREMRKMNRRIYRESVRKNQLYDETGRLFENSKDLCDCLEVDCPGCHFPCSKCGSEKCGSECRCNRKWVYESVEVEGTDIVIKWPT